In the genome of Caulobacter flavus, the window CGGGGCAGCCAACTGCTGGGCGCCCCCTCGCCCGGTCCGGTGGTCGAGGGCGAGCGGGCGAAGGACCTGCGCGACGTCAAGGGCCAGGAACAGGGCAAGCGGGCGCTGGAGATCGCCGCGGCCGGCGGCCACAACCTGCTGTTCGTCGGTCCGCCTGGGTCGGGCAAGTCGATGCTGGCCCAGCGGCTGCCCGGCCTCCTGCCGCCCCTGACCTCGCGGGAGCTGCTGGAGACCTCCATGGTCCATTCGGTGGCCGGACTGATCGCCAGGGGCGCCCTGACGAGAGCCCGGCCGTTCCGCAGCCCGCATCACAGCGCCAGCATGGCCGCCCTCACCGGCTGTGAATTCTCAGAGATAATTGGATTTATCAAAGTTAGTGAGACAGTCGGTGCCCGCTAGAAACGGGCTCGCGATGTCTGCCTTAGCTGAGTCCTCGTTCGCTCCTTAGCCGGTAAGGGCGACGCATCAGCGCGCCGCCCTCAGCCTCGCTAGATCGTCCAGACTTGGTTCAAGACCTGCGCCGCCAAGGCCGCCTTATCCTGCGGCAGGAAGCGTCCGTAGTGTTCGGCGATGGTGTCGGGCGTGTCCTGGATCGCGTAACTCGCCTGCTCGAAAGAGCCCGTCCGCTTGAGGACATGGGTCGCCAACACGTCGCGCACATTGTGCGGGCCGTGCGGCAAAAGACCCTCGATGGCGCCGCGTCCGGTGTAGGGATTGTAGATCCCGTAGCGCTGAATGATCGTGCGCCAAGCCTCGTAGAAGGTGTGCTGCTCGTATGCCGGATTGGTGCTGATCGTCTTCACTGTCTTGATGAAGAACGTCCGTGGATCGGTCCGGCCGCGCAGCAACGTCGGGCGGTCCTTCGCCAGATAGACGTCGATCTCGTCGTAAAGGCCGTCAAGGTTTTGCAGGATCAGGCGCAGCGGACTTTTGCGGAAGAAGGACGAGCCGGCGTTCTTGAACGCCACGGCCGGAACAAGCACCTCCCATCCGCCCTCGCGGTCGCTCCACCGCATTTCGCCGCGCTTCAGACCCTCAAGCTGCTTCTCCGGCGTACCGCTGCGCCCACGGGGGACGAACAACAACTCCCGCAGGTTCTTTTGCCGAAGACCAAGGTGAAGGCCGATGCGGAGCATGAGATAGGCCCGCGTCGCCTCGGCCGCTGCGACCGGAAACCGCCGCCGATCCGGCCGCAGTCGGCGTACTTCCTCGCCGATCTTCCGGTACTCACCAAGCGGGCTGTCAGCCTCCAGAACCGGAAGGATCGGCTCGAACGGATCGCGATGGACGCGCGCCACCCGGTCGATCTCGCGCGTCCGAACGAGCGCATGACGGTGCATCGCTTCGCAGACTGCATCCCAATCGGCGTGCGCCGCCTCGACGTCGTCGGTGCGGATCAGCCCCTCAACCGGCCGCAGATAGCTGGCCAGGTGCGGCGATTGCCGAAGCCATCCGGTGCCCTCGCGCGTCAGGCCGGCGACGACGATCAGCATCTCGCTCTCCCATCGCGTGAAGAAACCGCGCTTCGTCTCGCGCCAACGCAAGTACCAATCCCAGACGGGCGGAAAGAGCAGCATCGCGAAGGTCAAGGAGCGAAGCGGTACGCCATAGCCGCGCAAGTCGCCCTCGGGACATGCCGCCAGGGCGCCGAACATCAGCCCAAGGTGATCCATCTTCTGATCGGCCGTTGCATCGTTCCAGACGCCGTTACGGCCTTTGCCGCTGGTGGTCAGGGTGGCGGTCTTAAAAAGGCGTAGGTCTCTGGCTTCGGCGTCGAGAACCGGCGGCGCACGCTCGGCGCCGAGCGGCCGGCCGATGACGATTTCGCCGCCGTCAGCCAAACGGTCGGCCAGCGCGGCGGGACGTGGCATGGGCAGCGGGCAATTGCCTTCCGAGAAGCGGAACGAGAACCGATAGAGCTGCGCGTTGGCGTGGTAGCGCCGGTACTCGGTCGAGCCCGACACGACGACGGTCCGCACCCAATCTAGGATTTCGTCGCGCTTGGCCTTGGGCAAACGGTCGAAGTCGTCGGGCAGGTGCCAGGCGATCCGACGGCGCTCGGCCGTAGAGAGCTTTTCCAGGCCGCCGCCCGTGACCATCCGGCTCGGGTGCGTGAGCTTGGCGCGGAAGTAGCCCTCTGGCAGCCGATAGCGGGCCTCGATCGCCGTCAGGATGCGGAAGGTGGAGGCGCTTCGCGGCTCCTTCTTCCGCCGTTGCCACGTGTAGAGGGTCTGGACGTCGATCTTGTCGCCGCCGGCCGCGAGCGCCTTGTGAAGGGCGTAGACGGTTTCGCCGTGGCGGCGGACGTGAAGGCCCAGGGCACCGGCGAAGTCGCCGGGATCTTCCCATTCGGTCCAAAGAGGGTCTGGCCGGGCGACAATGGGCCGGGTCTTTTGGGCCCTCTTGGGCTTGGTGACTCGGCTCTGTTGCGCAGAGAGGCGCGCACTTTCGAGCGGCGCGGCTTTGTTTTTAGAAGGCATGTCATTCGCACAGAAGCGCGGACTTTTTGTCCACCCATTTGCGACGTGTCGAACGGGTCAGATCTGCCACTTTGAGGTCCGGCGCGGCGCCGCTAGAAGCGGTCCATGCTCGCCGCTCTCATTCTCGCCGCGTCCCTGCCGATCATCGCTTGCGACACGCCGGCCGTGCATGACGGCGACACTTTTCGCTGCGATGGCGAGCGGGTGCGGCTGTTCGGGGTCGACGCGCCGGAGGTCAAGCGCGGCCAAACCCCGGCCGAGCCCTTCGCCTATGAGGCGCGCGACGAGCTGATCCGGCTAACCCGCGGGCACGTCGCCTGCCGGATGGTGGAGACCGATCGTTACGGCCGTTTCGTCGGCAAATGTTGGTCCCACGCCACCACCGACATCAACGCCGCGCTCATTCGCTCGGGTTTCGCGACCGAATACCGCCGCTATAGCAAAGGCGTCTACAGACGAGCCGAGCAGCAGGCCAAGGAAGCACGGCGCGGCCAATGGGGCGATCCGCGCTGACCGTGAGCGCCAGCGCGACGCCGCCGATCAGCCCCCTTGCGAACTTTCGCTTCCTTCATGCCGCCCCCCAGCGCCGACTAATCCTCTTGAAGCGATGCCTCGCTGGCCGGCGACGGCACCCTGAAGGCATAAATCGGGCGATCGGCCCATTTCAGTCGCGGCCGCACCTCTGTCCTGAAGACACCACGGTCGTCGTCGGTCACCTCGAACGTCGCAACGACAAACCCGTCCTGGTCAGCGCCGCGCGTGAAGATAAGCGTCTCCAGCAAGCGCCGAGAAAAAAGCAAGGCTTCGCCGGCCGGCAAGTCGCTTGAGAACACTTCGACGCCGTTGACGGTCGCGATCGCCAGCCAGCCTTCGGGGGCCCTGCCATTGATCGGCCCGATCTGGAGGCCGTCTGGACGTTCGACGCCCATGGACCTCCAGACGCGCAAAGCCTGCTCTTCGCCCGAGCGCGAAATCAACAAGACGGGCGCGGGACCAACCCGCGCGGCAAAATCGGCGATCTCGCGCCAGAACGCCGGTTGGCTCACCGCAGGGTTCAGCGGCACGGGCTGCCTGGGCCTTCGCGCGAAGTCGGCCAAGACCTCTAGCAAGCTGATATTCGCGGTCGCTTGGGCGAGCATCTCTTCGAGATTCGAGATCGGATCTTCCATAGGAGGATCCACGAAGTGCGCCTTGGCGAGCCCGCCGACCTCGGCCCGTCGCGGTGGCGAAGGCTCAACGCAGATAGCCGATTGGACGGCGACGTCGATGAAGGGACCTACGTCGGTAGGCGAGGCCAGAACCACAGACTCTATTTCTCGACCGATCTGGTCGATCCGAGTCTTGTTGATCGGCGCGGCGCGAAGGCGTTGTGTCCTCGCCGTCCCGATCGCCTGCTCCACCGCCTCCAGAATCGTTCTTAGACGTTCGAGCTTGTTCTCGACTGAACCCTCTTCGCCCGCGAGGGCGTCGATCGCCTCTGACAAGCGCGGCGGCGGCACCTCCAGCATCCGACGGTAGAGTTCAAGAAGGCGCAGGATCCGCCGAAGACCTCGGTCATCGCCCGGCAACAGCGCGGGGTTGGCGGCGATCTCCGCGACATCCCTGGCCACTCCGCCATCGCCCGCAGCGGGTGCGAGGCTGGCGAGTATGGCCACCTGGGCGCCAACGAGGTCCTCACGTTCGTCCAGCGTCGACGGCGTGTAGACGCGCCCTGGAACGACCCGTCGTTCGGTCATCCGGTCCATCTGCGCGACGAGACGGTCAAGCCGTCCGCCATAGGCTCCATTATCGGCGAATCGCTCGCCTACGAGGTGCAGGCGCAGGCAATCGAGGAACAACGCCCGGAACGACAACTGTCGATCTGGCGCAGTGAAAGCGCTGGCCCGGTCGTTGACCTCGCCGCGCAACAGCGCCGACGCAGTGCGCGCGCCGATGTCGGAGGACTGCTTGTCGTTGATCGTCCAGAAGACCAGCAGCGAGGCGGTCAGCAGCACGATGTCACGGTGAGCGCCGCGCAGAAGGCTACGGAACAGTTCCTCCGGCGTCGGTGAGGGCATGCGGTCGAACAGCAACGGCCCAACGCCATCAAGAGCGTCCTGCCAGGACGATCGTAGGACCTCCGGGCTCAGGATGCGCGACCAACGCAACTCGGCCCGACCATCCAGCTTGTACTCGAGAAGCCTGTCCCAACGGACTAGAGCGTCACGCCAGAGTGAAGCGCCGATCTCGTCCTCGTTCCAGACCGCTCTTGTCAGGCTGAGCGCGGTGTTCTCCAGATGCCGGCGGACATAGGCCCAGTCGTCGCCGTAGCGCGCCCAGCGCGCGACGCTCTCGGCGTCACCCTCGCGAGCCTTGCGCCAAGCAATGACCGGTGGACCCAGTTGCAGCAGGCTTTCCCAATTGCCCACCACGCGCATCATCGCGCCGGCAAACGCCTTGGTGTCGGTGCCGGCCAGCGCGAGCCTAGGACGCGCAGCTTCGTCCATGGCATTTTCGACCGTCACGCGGCGTGTTCGCCAAGCCTCGAGCGCCGGCGTCGCCATGGCACCGAGATCGAGAATGGCTTCGACCATGGTCGCCGGGAGCGCTGGCTCGTCTGCTCTGGGCAGCAGTCGCAAGGGCGTCACCGTCAAGCGTTCAAAGAACTGACCGTTCTCTGCGATCTTGTCGGCGGCTCGATCAAAGAGCCGATAATACTCCTGAATCCAGGCTTCATGAGGCGGCCCCCACTCGCCGCCCGCCAGCATGGCGTAATTGAATGGGCCTTGCTCGCCCTGCTCGACAGCGTTCAGCCCAAGCAGGAAGCGGTGATAGCCGGTCATTTCGTCGAAGGCGTCCTGGAAGCTGACCGATGCGCCGCGCTCGATCTGCGCGACAACCTTGTCGGCCAGCTCTTCCAGGATCTGCGTCGCGGTCGGGCGGTCACCGCGCATGATCGCTCCTCTTGAACCGGAAGGCGGCCTTCAGCAGACCGCGTTCGAGGCGCGAGAGCTTCACGCCCCCGTCGCGATGGCACCAGGCGACCCGACCAAACAGGGAGCGACCGATCATAGGCGAGACGACCAGCAACGGCGTCATCCGTGGAACCCCTGTCGCTGCCCCACCTGCCTTAGTCGCCACCTTGCGACACCGTCGCGACCATGACCGGAACGCCAAGTCGAGCAGCACCGTCCTGACATCGTGAACGTCTACGCGGCGCTTGAACACGGTGGCGATCTCGTCCGTGCTCGCGGCGCTGGCCGGGAAACCTACCCGCAACGAACAGGCCAATGCACCATGTTGCGACGCGTCTCTCTGCGAGATCGTCCCCCCAATCCTAGCATAGATCTCGATGCGGCGGCGTGCGGTGATGTCATCGGGCATGATGACGTTGGCCGTGTACCGAAGGCGTATCCGCTCGCGCGAGGATTGCTGGACAAAACGGAAGGTCGTGGCGACGAAATGGGCCAGCGCCGCTAAGTTGAGTATGAGCCAGACGATATGGGCGCAGAGCAGCACCCACTTTAACGCCAACGGCGTCTGACCACCGAGCCACGCGTGCAGGAGAGCTTGCAGCGGCCAGACCAGTTGCGCGCAAAGCACCGCCAATAGCGCGATGCAGCTGGCGACGATCTCGAACGCCAGCGCCTCATGATAGTAGATCCTGACATCGGTCGAGGCTGCGTCGCGCTGCGCGACCAAGGTGACCAACGCCAGAGCGATCGACACCACCCCCAGCACGCCGACCTGGGCGGTGATCAGGAAGCTGGCGATACCGTTGATGATGGCCTCGCCGCTCTTGTAGTCCGCCGAGGTCTGCGCGCCCCAGGTCGGAAGCCTGGCGACCAGGATCGTGTCGAACACCACCAGCACGACGTCGAGCGCGACATAGGCGGCGATGAAGCTTCCAAAGTTCTCGAACGACAGCAACGCGCGCATGATGCGATGCGGCCACGAGTACCGAAGTTGGCGCGCGACCAGATTTGTCCGGCCATGTTGGCGCGCTTCTCTGCGTACCGTCCGGTCCAGGCTTCCGGACCAATTCCATAGCGCCCAACCAATCACGCCTGCGACTCCACCAGCGTTGTCGCCACCCTGCTCGAAGACTGGCTGCGCATTGATCCTCGTCGAAACTTGACCACAACCTAGAGCGCGATCGCGCCAATGACTAGCGCGCAGGAGGCGGGAGCGCCGACGACGAAGATGTTTTGGTCGTGGCAGGCCGATGCGTCAGGAAGAATCGGAGGCTAGTTCGTGCGCGAAGCGCTGCGGGCGTCGATTGAGGAACTAAACAACTTCGAAGCGATGGAGGTCATTGCTGCGCGTTTCCTGCGATGGTCCACCCGTGCGTCTACTGAACAGTTGGCGCTCGCCAAGCTCCGCATCGCTACCGCGGCACGCAGGCTCCGCGTCTCTACAGGAAGGCCTGGAGGTCGAGAGCGAGCTTTTCAGGGTCTCTCGTTTCGCACTCCCAAACGACCAACACCCTCCAACCCATGAGCTCAAGCTCGGATTTTACCCGTCTGTCTCGCGCCACATTGCGCTCGAACTTCTCGTTCCAGAAATCCTCGCGCGACTTTGGGGAGGTCGCTTTTCGGCACCCGTCATGACGATGCCAGAAGCAACCGTGGACAAATACAACGGCCCTCCGCCGGGGGAAAACAAGGTCTGGCGAGCCTGGCAGCTCACGCACGTGCAGTCGAAAGCGATAGCCGAGCGAATGGGCCATTCGGCGAACGATTATTTCCGGCAGCGTATTTTGGCCCTTAACCCGAGCCATCAGCCATGACCGCCTTTCGGGAGAGATGCGATCTACCACGCCCGGCTTCCCATTGTCTTACATGGGGAATCCGAGAAAAGTGCCGCCCCTAACCAATTAGCGATCGACGGGTGGTGTGTAGGCTGGCATAGTACCCTAAACTTAGGGTTTTCAATGGCCACGCCTTCTACTCCGACCATAGTAGACCTTTTCAGCGGCTGCGGCGGGTTCGGCCTCGGCGCTGAGCTCGCAGGTTTCTCGACGATCGCAGCGGTCGATATCGACGCCGACCTGCAAGCCGCTTATCGCCTCAACTTCCCCGGCACTAAGGTTCTTCAGGCCGACGTGGCTGAAATGACGGAAGCCGCCTGGGCGTTCCCTTTGGCCGGCCAGCGCCCAGACGGCGTCATCGGCGGACCT includes:
- a CDS encoding thermonuclease family protein, with the protein product MLAALILAASLPIIACDTPAVHDGDTFRCDGERVRLFGVDAPEVKRGQTPAEPFAYEARDELIRLTRGHVACRMVETDRYGRFVGKCWSHATTDINAALIRSGFATEYRRYSKGVYRRAEQQAKEARRGQWGDPR
- a CDS encoding very short patch repair endonuclease, whose translation is MVDRISPERRSWLMARVKGQNTLPEIIVRRMAHSLGYRFRLHVRELPGSPDLVFPRRRAVVFVHGCFWHRHDGCRKATSPKSREDFWNEKFERNVARDRRVKSELELMGWRVLVVWECETRDPEKLALDLQAFL